From the genome of bacterium, one region includes:
- a CDS encoding sulfide-dependent adenosine diphosphate thiazole synthase — protein MLDETIISKAILETYNKKLIDCLNLDVAVAGAGPAGIVASYYMARKGLHVAIFERKLSPGGGMWGGGMMFNQIVVQANALGVLDEFDISYKEYQKNYYVADSVEATSKLLAKAMSAGVKIFNCISVEDTVIVDNAVKGFVINWSPVDIANLHVDPLTVKSKYAIEATGHPLEVLTVLEKKARVKLGTKTGKIMGEMPMNADKAEKDTIKNTKEIYPGLFVVGMAANAAFGGPRMGPIFGGMLLSGKKASEMIIKKLRGNV, from the coding sequence ATGCTGGATGAAACAATAATATCAAAAGCTATACTGGAAACATACAATAAGAAACTTATAGATTGCCTGAATCTTGACGTTGCAGTTGCTGGCGCAGGACCTGCAGGCATAGTAGCTTCCTATTATATGGCAAGGAAAGGATTGCATGTCGCAATATTCGAAAGAAAGCTCTCACCCGGCGGAGGTATGTGGGGAGGAGGTATGATGTTTAACCAGATCGTTGTGCAGGCAAACGCGTTAGGGGTGCTTGATGAGTTTGATATTTCATATAAAGAATATCAAAAGAATTATTACGTAGCTGATTCAGTTGAAGCAACATCAAAGCTTCTGGCAAAAGCAATGTCTGCAGGTGTAAAAATATTTAACTGTATATCTGTAGAGGATACTGTGATTGTTGACAATGCTGTAAAAGGATTTGTCATTAACTGGTCTCCTGTAGATATTGCCAACCTGCATGTTGATCCTTTAACTGTTAAAAGCAAATATGCCATAGAGGCAACAGGGCATCCTCTTGAAGTATTGACCGTGCTTGAGAAAAAAGCCCGTGTAAAGTTAGGAACAAAGACAGGTAAAATAATGGGAGAAATGCCCATGAATGCAGATAAAGCGGAAAAGGATACAATAAAGAATACAAAGGAGATATATCCCGGATTATTTGTGGTTGGCATGGCAGCAAATGCGGCATTTGGAGGACCCAGAATGGGGCCCATTTTTGGAGGAATGCTGCTATCTGGTAAAAAAGCATCAGAG